The proteins below are encoded in one region of Parvicella tangerina:
- a CDS encoding dipeptidase, with amino-acid sequence MTSTKFVEENKDRLIEELKEFLKIKSVSADPAFAGDVQACAGFVENSLKKAGVAHTEICETDGHPIVYGEHIVDEKLPTVLVYGHYDVQPADPVELWDSDPFDPVIRSTETHPEGAIFARGACDDKGQVFMHVKAAEFMIKEGKLPCNLKFMIEGEEEVGSTNLGIFVKENVEKLKADVILVSDTSIIANDVPSITVGLRGLSYMEVEVTGPNRDLHSGIYGGAVANPINILCKMIASLQDDRNKITIPGFYDKVMDVSAEERAEMGRAPFDLEDYKSDLNIDDVHGEEGYTTNERASIRPTLDVNGIWGGYTGEGAKTVLPSKAYAKISMRLVPNQEWEEVSKLFQEHFERIAPKSVKVKVTPHHGGQGAVIPTNFAAYQAASKAMETTFGKKPIPERSGGSIPIIALFEEVLGLKSVLFGFGLASDLIHSPNEHYGLFNYFKGIETIPLFYENYAQLKE; translated from the coding sequence ATGACGAGTACGAAATTTGTAGAGGAGAATAAAGATCGATTAATAGAAGAACTAAAGGAGTTTTTAAAGATTAAATCCGTTAGTGCTGATCCAGCATTTGCTGGAGATGTTCAGGCGTGTGCTGGTTTTGTAGAGAATAGCCTAAAAAAGGCAGGAGTGGCTCATACCGAAATTTGTGAAACAGATGGGCATCCTATTGTTTATGGAGAACATATTGTAGATGAAAAATTACCCACAGTTTTGGTTTATGGGCATTACGATGTTCAACCCGCTGATCCTGTTGAATTATGGGATTCGGATCCTTTTGACCCCGTTATTCGATCAACGGAAACTCATCCAGAAGGGGCAATTTTTGCGAGAGGCGCATGTGATGATAAGGGGCAGGTTTTTATGCATGTGAAGGCTGCCGAATTTATGATTAAAGAAGGGAAATTGCCATGTAACCTTAAATTTATGATTGAAGGAGAAGAGGAGGTTGGATCCACGAATTTGGGAATCTTCGTTAAAGAGAATGTAGAGAAATTAAAAGCTGATGTGATCTTGGTTTCTGATACTTCAATTATTGCTAATGACGTGCCTTCCATCACTGTCGGACTGAGAGGACTTTCTTATATGGAGGTCGAGGTAACTGGTCCGAACAGGGATTTACACTCTGGTATTTACGGAGGTGCTGTAGCAAACCCAATTAATATTTTATGCAAAATGATCGCTTCTCTGCAGGATGATCGTAACAAAATCACTATCCCTGGGTTTTATGATAAAGTGATGGATGTTTCAGCGGAGGAAAGAGCGGAGATGGGAAGAGCCCCATTTGATTTGGAGGATTACAAAAGTGATTTGAACATTGATGATGTGCATGGAGAAGAGGGGTACACCACGAATGAAAGAGCTTCTATTCGTCCAACGTTAGATGTAAACGGTATTTGGGGAGGATATACAGGTGAAGGTGCGAAGACGGTGCTCCCAAGTAAGGCTTACGCAAAGATATCTATGAGGCTGGTGCCTAATCAGGAGTGGGAAGAGGTCTCAAAATTGTTTCAGGAGCATTTTGAGAGGATCGCTCCTAAATCAGTCAAGGTTAAAGTTACCCCACATCATGGAGGGCAAGGCGCTGTTATTCCGACAAACTTCGCTGCTTATCAAGCTGCTTCCAAAGCAATGGAGACTACTTTTGGAAAAAAGCCAATCCCTGAAAGAAGTGGAGGAAGTATTCCGATTATTGCTCTTTTTGAAGAGGTTCTCGGGCTCAAGTCTGTACTCTTTGGGTTTGGTTTGGCATCTGATTTGATTCATTCACCAAATGAACATTATGGCTTGTTCAATTATTTCAAAGGGATCGAGACGATTCCGTTGTTTTATGAGAACTACGCCCAATTAAAAGAATAA
- a CDS encoding NDR1/HIN1-like protein, with the protein MVSVRFLRFFLLLGMVVSLQSCFDYEEVLFRGVQNVSVLERTDNVVKLQIDVKVDNPNKFNIKVKKSTMDIYINEQYVGKTHLDDKIILKKRTEDVYGVVLRANPKDILKAAMGSLGGLLKGNVTVRLKGDVKGSVYGISKKVPVDVEEKIDLKSLM; encoded by the coding sequence ATGGTTTCAGTTAGGTTTTTGAGGTTTTTCCTCTTACTGGGGATGGTAGTTTCTCTGCAAAGTTGCTTTGATTACGAAGAAGTGCTTTTTAGGGGGGTGCAAAATGTTTCTGTTTTAGAACGAACAGATAACGTGGTGAAATTACAGATTGATGTCAAGGTTGACAACCCGAACAAGTTTAACATTAAAGTGAAAAAGTCTACGATGGATATCTACATTAATGAGCAGTATGTTGGTAAAACGCACCTTGATGACAAAATAATTCTCAAAAAGAGAACTGAAGATGTCTATGGTGTTGTTTTGCGCGCTAACCCTAAAGATATTTTGAAGGCTGCTATGGGCTCTTTGGGAGGGTTGTTAAAAGGAAATGTGACCGTAAGACTGAAAGGAGACGTTAAAGGTTCTGTTTACGGAATATCGAAGAAAGTTCCTGTTGATGTTGAGGAGAAAATTGATCTTAAAAGTTTAATGTAG
- a CDS encoding T9SS type B sorting domain-containing protein: protein MRKLFIILILIAPFVTIFASHNRGGEITYLHLGGNTYEFTITTCTDVGPSAQADRDELYINYGDGTIDTLPRIQEIPQPFDHQKNIYKGIHTFSSAGTYTICMEDPNRNGGILNIDSGNSDNTIFSLQSQLVISPFLGNANNSVQFDECPCPAIACIGVPYCYNPQAVDPDGDSLSYELVAPLGGDCMSLAIGGSYEFPPSVGGGSGSMDEETGTYCWDSPGTVGEFNITFKITEWRNGYPVGYVYRDIQVTVNGNCDNEPPVLNVPGPFCVTTGDNINFNVSATDPDGDVISLTASGNPLSVTSSPATFPTVSSSSSVTGNFDWNTTCDHIKPGIYQVLFAAQDNGDPTFSDYANVDITVLPPVVTGVTATPFGNGVNISWDASSCNNAEGYHIYRTTSPSFSFGDCCDFPSPLDEGFVLVGSVFGASNNSFTDNTSLTLGINYCYVVTAFYNVNQVESCPSDTACASLKKEVPILTHVTVNATDQTNGIDSIMWSKPTELDTNQFPGPYFYNVYQGASINNINNLIGQTASSNFLYQTDTTFTVTGINTQDQEYYFRVELFYDHLGDDSLVGSSNRGGSIFIETTPNDNEILLVWNENVPWINTDYEVYRSSNFGGPYSLIGSTTTQSYRDTGLINGLNYCYYVKSIGYYSNASIINPIENLSQVVCDSPIDLTPPCPPTLTLEGDCELGENILTWNNPNNDCADDVMSYNVYFTPVEGDTMFLIRSLNSNSDTTITHNYNGSVAGCYVVTAIDSVQYGNESDSSNTVCFDNCPEYELPNVFTPNGDGTNDLFHPIFPYKYVESIELEIYNRWGQVIFNTTDPDINWDGKHQESGEPVSDGVYYYLCTVNTIRLSGIEPVVLTGFIHVFENNGQTGN, encoded by the coding sequence GTGAGAAAACTATTCATTATACTGATTTTGATCGCTCCCTTTGTAACGATCTTCGCCTCTCATAATCGAGGAGGTGAGATTACGTACTTACATTTAGGCGGAAACACCTATGAATTCACTATTACCACCTGTACAGATGTGGGTCCTTCTGCACAAGCTGACCGTGATGAGTTGTATATCAACTACGGAGATGGGACCATTGACACACTGCCAAGAATACAGGAGATTCCGCAGCCTTTTGATCATCAAAAAAACATTTACAAAGGCATCCACACCTTCTCGAGCGCAGGGACTTACACGATCTGTATGGAAGACCCCAATCGTAATGGGGGAATTTTAAATATTGACAGCGGAAATTCAGATAACACTATTTTCTCTTTGCAGTCTCAGTTGGTCATCAGTCCTTTTCTAGGAAATGCAAATAATTCAGTACAGTTTGATGAATGTCCATGTCCTGCGATTGCTTGTATTGGAGTGCCCTACTGTTACAACCCTCAGGCTGTTGACCCTGACGGAGATAGTTTAAGCTACGAATTAGTAGCTCCATTAGGAGGAGACTGTATGTCTCTAGCAATTGGCGGCTCTTACGAATTTCCTCCGAGTGTTGGAGGCGGTTCAGGATCTATGGATGAGGAAACAGGAACGTATTGCTGGGACTCTCCAGGAACGGTAGGGGAGTTTAATATTACCTTTAAAATAACTGAATGGCGGAACGGCTATCCCGTTGGCTATGTTTATAGAGACATACAGGTAACCGTTAATGGAAATTGTGACAATGAACCTCCAGTACTAAATGTTCCCGGACCATTTTGTGTGACAACGGGAGATAATATCAACTTTAACGTTAGTGCCACTGACCCTGACGGTGATGTGATCTCGTTAACAGCTTCTGGAAATCCATTAAGTGTTACGAGCAGCCCTGCTACTTTTCCAACGGTAAGTAGTTCTAGTAGTGTTACGGGAAACTTTGATTGGAACACAACTTGCGACCATATTAAGCCAGGCATTTATCAAGTATTATTTGCTGCGCAAGATAATGGAGACCCAACATTCAGTGACTATGCAAATGTCGACATCACGGTACTTCCTCCTGTTGTTACTGGTGTGACCGCTACCCCATTTGGTAATGGAGTGAATATTTCCTGGGATGCGTCTTCTTGCAATAATGCTGAAGGATATCATATTTATCGAACAACCAGCCCGAGCTTTTCGTTTGGTGATTGCTGCGATTTCCCTTCCCCATTGGATGAAGGTTTTGTTTTGGTTGGAAGTGTATTTGGTGCTTCAAACAACTCTTTTACTGACAACACCAGTTTAACCCTCGGGATTAATTATTGCTATGTGGTCACCGCATTCTACAATGTGAATCAGGTAGAAAGTTGCCCTTCAGATACGGCTTGCGCTAGCTTAAAGAAAGAAGTCCCCATTCTTACTCACGTAACGGTTAATGCCACTGACCAAACCAACGGAATTGACTCCATCATGTGGTCTAAACCCACTGAACTAGACACCAATCAGTTTCCAGGACCATATTTTTACAACGTTTATCAAGGCGCATCGATTAACAATATCAACAACTTGATCGGGCAGACTGCCAGCAGTAATTTTCTTTATCAAACCGACACTACTTTTACCGTAACTGGTATCAATACACAAGATCAGGAATATTATTTCAGAGTTGAGCTTTTCTATGACCACTTGGGTGATGATAGCTTGGTGGGCTCTTCAAATCGAGGGGGCAGCATCTTTATAGAAACCACTCCTAATGACAATGAAATACTTTTAGTCTGGAATGAAAATGTGCCCTGGATTAACACTGACTACGAAGTATATCGTTCTTCTAATTTTGGGGGACCATACAGTCTTATTGGCTCAACAACTACTCAAAGCTACAGAGACACTGGCTTGATTAACGGTTTAAATTATTGCTATTATGTCAAGAGTATTGGGTATTATTCAAACGCCAGTATTATCAATCCGATTGAAAACCTTAGTCAGGTTGTTTGTGACTCTCCAATTGACCTCACTCCTCCTTGTCCTCCAACTTTAACTTTGGAAGGAGACTGCGAACTTGGTGAGAATATCCTAACCTGGAACAATCCTAATAATGACTGTGCCGATGATGTGATGTCATACAATGTCTATTTTACTCCAGTTGAAGGGGACACCATGTTTTTGATTCGTTCTTTGAATAGTAATTCTGATACCACGATAACACATAATTATAATGGAAGTGTCGCAGGCTGTTACGTGGTTACTGCAATAGACTCAGTACAATACGGAAACGAAAGCGATTCAAGCAACACGGTTTGCTTTGACAACTGTCCGGAATATGAGCTTCCTAATGTTTTTACACCTAACGGTGATGGAACAAATGACCTTTTCCACCCCATATTTCCTTATAAATATGTTGAGAGTATAGAACTTGAAATTTACAATCGTTGGGGTCAGGTAATTTTTAATACAACAGATCCTGATATTAACTGGGACGGAAAACACCAGGAAAGCGGAGAACCTGTATCAGACGGGGTTTACTACTACCTTTGCACAGTGAACACCATTCGACTGAGTGGTATTGAACCAGTTGTATTAACTGGCTTCATTCATGTATTTGAGAATAACGGCCAAACTGGCAACTGA
- a CDS encoding leucyl aminopeptidase family protein — MGAKKKEVYATVEVIAAKKEVDNTSLDAAQKKYAKEKLKEQGDHVVFGDLGVLNFVVLAKSKQDYKGAEKLRKTGAAITKKLNDAKLSNVLVKSISKNDDALYIVEGMALSNYQFLKYFSDKKKKANSLENILVEEGNISSKKTAEMWSVVEAVLKARDLVNEPQSYLSAPQLSVEIQEMGMYAGFDVTVLDQAKIESLKMGGLLAVNKGSVAPCTFNILEYKPKKAKNKKPLILVGKGVVYDTGGLSLKPTANSMDFMKSDMGGAAVVAGTLQAIAKAGLNVHVIGLIPATDNRPGGDAYAPGDVIKMYDGSTVEVLNTDAEGRMILADALAYAKKYDPELVIDFATLTGAAMRAVGSHASVVMGSADEKVFNRLSEAGNEVYERQARMPFYEEYGEEIKSQIADIKNLGGPTAGAITAGKFLEHFTDYPWVHMDIAGPAWVTSPKGYFTFGGSGVGVRMMFEYLKNY, encoded by the coding sequence ATGGGGGCAAAGAAAAAAGAAGTTTACGCTACGGTTGAAGTTATAGCAGCAAAGAAGGAAGTTGACAACACGTCACTGGATGCAGCTCAGAAAAAGTATGCTAAAGAGAAGCTTAAAGAGCAGGGAGATCATGTGGTGTTTGGTGATTTAGGGGTGTTGAACTTTGTTGTTCTAGCGAAAAGTAAGCAAGACTATAAAGGGGCTGAAAAACTTAGAAAGACAGGAGCTGCGATTACAAAAAAACTGAACGATGCCAAGCTTTCTAACGTGTTGGTGAAGTCAATTTCAAAGAATGATGATGCGCTCTACATCGTTGAGGGTATGGCTCTCTCAAATTATCAATTCTTGAAGTATTTTTCAGATAAAAAGAAGAAAGCAAATTCACTAGAGAATATCCTGGTTGAAGAAGGAAATATATCTTCCAAGAAAACGGCAGAAATGTGGTCAGTTGTCGAGGCTGTACTTAAAGCAAGAGATTTAGTTAATGAACCGCAGTCCTACCTGAGTGCACCACAATTGTCTGTTGAGATTCAAGAAATGGGGATGTACGCAGGGTTCGATGTGACAGTGCTTGATCAAGCCAAAATAGAATCGCTGAAAATGGGAGGACTGTTGGCGGTGAATAAAGGAAGTGTGGCGCCTTGTACTTTCAATATTCTCGAATACAAACCGAAGAAAGCCAAGAATAAAAAACCTTTAATTTTAGTAGGTAAAGGAGTAGTTTATGATACTGGTGGGTTAAGTTTAAAACCTACAGCAAACTCTATGGACTTTATGAAATCTGATATGGGAGGAGCTGCAGTTGTTGCAGGAACGCTTCAGGCCATTGCCAAGGCTGGATTAAATGTTCACGTCATTGGTTTGATACCTGCAACAGATAATCGACCAGGAGGTGATGCCTATGCACCTGGGGATGTGATAAAGATGTACGATGGCTCGACAGTTGAGGTCCTAAATACGGATGCAGAAGGAAGAATGATCTTAGCAGATGCTTTGGCTTATGCGAAAAAATATGATCCTGAGTTAGTGATTGATTTTGCTACTCTTACGGGAGCAGCCATGCGCGCTGTGGGAAGTCATGCTTCTGTTGTAATGGGAAGCGCAGATGAAAAAGTTTTTAACCGATTATCAGAAGCTGGGAATGAAGTGTACGAAAGACAAGCACGGATGCCGTTTTATGAAGAATACGGTGAGGAAATTAAATCTCAAATAGCGGATATCAAAAATTTGGGAGGTCCTACCGCAGGAGCTATTACTGCTGGAAAGTTCCTAGAGCATTTTACTGATTATCCTTGGGTACACATGGACATCGCTGGTCCGGCATGGGTTACTTCCCCAAAGGGCTATTTTACCTTTGGAGGTTCAGGAGTAGGCGTAAGAATGATGTTTGAGTACTTAAAAAACTATTGA
- the pdxA gene encoding 4-hydroxythreonine-4-phosphate dehydrogenase PdxA, with product MGRVKVGITVGDTNGIGIEVILKALEDNRMLDKITPVIYGPGRVVSFHKKALSLNTNYQKINDASEAKGGKTFLLSTNDEEVKVDFGNATNDSGREAYSSLKTAVSDLAGAKVDVLVTGPINKKNIQAQGFDFPGHTEYLTSYSNVEDSLMFMIYNDLRVGVATNHLPLNQVTKELTKEVIVSKIKLMDQSLRRDFSIPRPRIAVLGLNPHAGENGVLGGEESEIILPAIDQVSKEGILAFGPYASDGLFGSGSFKKFDAVLAMYHDQGLTPFKAIAGGGGVNFTAGLPIVRTSPDHGTAFEIAGKNEASPDSLRSAIYLAVDVFTNRKRFKELTADPLVPQKK from the coding sequence ATGGGACGAGTTAAGGTTGGAATTACAGTAGGTGATACGAATGGTATTGGTATTGAAGTAATTTTAAAGGCGCTAGAGGATAATAGGATGTTAGATAAAATAACTCCTGTTATATATGGTCCGGGTCGTGTAGTGTCATTTCATAAAAAAGCGTTGTCGCTGAATACGAACTATCAAAAAATAAATGACGCAAGTGAAGCCAAAGGTGGAAAAACGTTCTTATTGAGTACAAATGATGAAGAAGTTAAGGTTGACTTTGGAAATGCAACAAACGATAGTGGTCGGGAAGCTTATTCAAGCTTAAAGACTGCAGTAAGCGACTTAGCGGGGGCGAAAGTTGATGTGCTCGTCACTGGACCAATAAACAAAAAGAACATTCAGGCGCAGGGTTTTGATTTTCCAGGTCATACAGAATACCTTACCAGTTATTCTAATGTGGAAGATTCATTGATGTTTATGATATACAATGACCTGCGGGTAGGAGTGGCTACCAATCATTTGCCGCTGAATCAGGTGACTAAGGAATTGACGAAAGAAGTTATTGTTTCCAAAATAAAACTGATGGATCAATCTTTGAGACGCGACTTTTCTATTCCAAGGCCACGAATTGCAGTGCTTGGCTTAAACCCCCATGCAGGAGAGAACGGTGTGCTCGGAGGTGAAGAATCTGAAATAATACTACCAGCTATTGATCAAGTGAGTAAGGAGGGTATTTTAGCTTTTGGACCTTACGCTTCTGATGGGTTGTTTGGTTCAGGCAGTTTTAAGAAGTTTGATGCTGTGCTTGCCATGTATCATGATCAGGGTCTGACTCCTTTTAAGGCGATAGCTGGAGGAGGCGGGGTTAATTTCACAGCTGGTCTTCCTATTGTGCGAACTTCTCCAGATCATGGAACAGCTTTTGAAATCGCAGGCAAAAACGAAGCAAGTCCAGATTCTTTGAGAAGCGCCATCTATCTGGCCGTAGACGTCTTTACTAATCGTAAAAGATTCAAGGAGTTGACGGCAGATCCACTGGTCCCTCAAAAAAAGTAG
- a CDS encoding gliding motility-associated C-terminal domain-containing protein, with the protein MKSNLRFILSLSLLVLVCGYSFGQNLVEYSLTVTNVEHNFQCGTDGFFSNPEPRWKIRGYHVGGAVPGYSVINLGTDGCSASNPQSVLLADFFDATGGVVCASQFEIDYQSWEEDGCGSDNDFNGGGCANNDENEASATNTYMFSSYAENTPVTISINSSNGYDFDVRLIWNKIDAPTLLGSSVTTGCAGSNATLNVSAPETISGGDFYWYTTPTGGTSVATGSTYSPVISGSTTYYVAYGTGSCETDRTAVAITETSSSTAPTSLSSSPASLCGSGSVNLTVVGGSLGAGAQYELYDGSCGGTLVATSPTANFTGVSVSATTDFFVAISGTCNTTSCATVNVPVSTPSVAPTGATASATTVCTGDPVTLSVVGGSLGTSASWEWYSTSCGGVSVGSGASIMVNPSATTTYYVRAEGGCGNTICESVTVTVESTSTDPTSINASTSTICIGTGPVSLNVVGGSLGTGASWEWYETACGTGNIGSGTNIVVNPSVTTTYYVRAEGSCNNTNCASVTITVNDESTDPTAVVTPNTNLCNGQTAVLTVSGGSLGAGADWEWYEASCGGLSIGSGNAISVSPTATTSYFVRAEGTCNTTNCASTTITIGSGAADPDSATVDVNNICPEDTVTLTVWSSTLLPAGYTYVWYTGACGAVPVGVGQTLDVAPSSTITYYCKAVGTCGESLCASVTVNVLPGSVTPNGITTDNNNFCIGGTANLTVDGGSLEAGANWTWYENSCGGGTAIGTGSSITVTPTSSTTYYVRGEGGTCGNTQCATININVFGAQVYLVPFDTVCVEGNTAFNLTGGLPVGGTYSGTAVTGGVFNASTAGVGTHAITYTYTDGFGCSNTATENIEVVDANSAATSVTADNNTVCNSGSATLTVNGGNLVSGADWFWYENACGGGASIGNGASITVSPTQTTTYFVRAEGGNDYCGPTECVAITISVSNPEANLLPFDDVCGASVITLNGGIPGGGTYSGTGVSGGMFDAGAAGVGTHTITYTYTDGNGCSASTTGDITVQAGSITLETAIETQTCANGGVLVHAIASGGNGSYTYVWSDGTNENPHYWTEPGTYTVTVSDGSGCSASVDSIEVSEDLACLELANTFTPNGDGTNDTWNLDFTAFSSAELEVYSKWGVLVYQTDGLTINWDGNDLNGNALPAGTYYYIVNLDGGSKTQNGPITIVR; encoded by the coding sequence ATGAAATCAAATTTACGTTTTATTTTGTCGCTATCACTTCTCGTGCTAGTATGTGGGTATAGTTTTGGTCAGAACCTTGTGGAGTATAGTTTGACAGTTACCAATGTTGAACATAATTTCCAGTGTGGTACAGATGGCTTTTTCAGTAATCCAGAACCTCGTTGGAAGATTAGAGGTTACCATGTTGGTGGAGCTGTTCCAGGATATTCGGTGATTAACCTGGGCACTGATGGTTGCAGTGCTTCCAACCCCCAATCAGTATTGCTAGCAGATTTCTTTGATGCCACTGGTGGAGTTGTCTGCGCTAGTCAGTTTGAAATTGACTATCAGTCTTGGGAGGAAGATGGTTGTGGAAGTGATAATGATTTTAATGGAGGTGGTTGTGCAAATAATGATGAGAATGAAGCTAGCGCTACCAATACCTATATGTTTTCCTCGTATGCTGAAAACACACCAGTTACAATTTCAATCAACTCATCAAACGGTTATGATTTTGATGTTAGATTGATTTGGAATAAGATTGATGCGCCTACTTTGCTTGGTTCATCGGTTACTACAGGATGTGCTGGCTCTAATGCTACGCTGAATGTATCGGCTCCAGAAACTATCTCTGGTGGGGATTTCTATTGGTATACCACACCAACTGGAGGTACTTCAGTTGCCACTGGTAGCACTTATTCTCCGGTGATTTCAGGATCAACAACTTATTATGTTGCTTATGGTACTGGTTCTTGCGAAACAGATAGAACTGCCGTTGCGATAACGGAGACCTCAAGTTCAACAGCACCGACTTCTTTATCTTCATCGCCAGCATCCCTTTGCGGTTCAGGATCAGTAAACCTTACGGTTGTAGGTGGAAGTCTTGGCGCTGGTGCTCAATATGAACTATATGATGGCAGTTGTGGAGGTACTCTTGTTGCAACCTCTCCTACTGCTAACTTTACTGGAGTAAGTGTTTCAGCTACTACAGACTTTTTTGTAGCAATTTCTGGAACTTGTAATACGACTTCATGTGCCACCGTGAATGTGCCTGTTTCAACTCCTTCTGTTGCGCCAACTGGTGCTACTGCATCTGCTACCACTGTTTGTACAGGTGATCCAGTTACGCTTTCTGTTGTTGGAGGATCATTAGGAACTAGTGCTTCTTGGGAGTGGTATTCTACCTCTTGTGGTGGTGTTAGTGTTGGGTCAGGTGCCTCAATTATGGTTAATCCTTCTGCAACAACTACTTATTATGTTAGGGCCGAGGGAGGCTGTGGAAATACGATCTGTGAAAGTGTTACCGTTACAGTAGAGTCAACAAGTACAGATCCTACATCGATTAATGCCTCAACAAGTACTATTTGTATTGGGACTGGTCCTGTCTCTCTTAATGTCGTAGGAGGGTCGCTAGGTACTGGAGCTTCCTGGGAGTGGTATGAGACTGCTTGCGGGACTGGGAACATTGGTTCTGGGACAAATATTGTTGTTAACCCTAGTGTAACCACTACTTATTATGTTCGAGCCGAGGGAAGTTGTAATAATACGAATTGTGCTTCAGTAACCATTACTGTTAATGACGAGTCTACGGATCCTACAGCAGTTGTTACACCAAATACCAACCTTTGTAATGGACAAACAGCTGTGCTTACGGTTTCCGGAGGTTCTCTTGGAGCTGGAGCTGATTGGGAATGGTACGAGGCATCGTGTGGAGGTCTTTCAATTGGTTCAGGAAATGCAATTAGTGTTTCACCAACTGCTACTACTTCTTATTTTGTAAGAGCGGAGGGAACTTGTAACACAACAAACTGTGCTTCTACTACCATAACAATTGGTTCAGGTGCTGCCGATCCAGATTCTGCTACGGTTGATGTAAATAATATTTGTCCAGAGGATACCGTAACTCTTACAGTGTGGTCTTCAACATTATTGCCAGCAGGTTACACGTATGTATGGTACACTGGAGCGTGTGGTGCAGTTCCCGTAGGTGTCGGACAAACATTGGATGTTGCACCAAGTTCAACGATTACGTACTATTGCAAGGCTGTTGGAACTTGTGGAGAGTCACTTTGCGCAAGCGTTACAGTTAACGTATTGCCAGGGTCGGTTACGCCTAATGGAATCACAACAGATAATAATAATTTCTGTATTGGTGGAACGGCTAACCTGACAGTGGATGGCGGTTCATTAGAGGCTGGAGCCAACTGGACTTGGTATGAAAACTCATGTGGCGGTGGTACAGCTATCGGAACAGGATCATCGATCACTGTAACCCCAACATCGTCTACAACTTACTATGTAAGAGGTGAAGGTGGAACTTGCGGTAACACCCAATGCGCTACAATTAATATCAATGTCTTTGGGGCTCAGGTTTATCTCGTGCCATTTGATACGGTTTGCGTTGAAGGAAATACAGCTTTTAACTTAACAGGGGGGCTTCCCGTAGGAGGAACTTATTCTGGTACAGCTGTTACTGGAGGAGTTTTTAATGCTTCCACAGCTGGGGTAGGTACTCATGCAATTACTTATACTTACACAGATGGCTTTGGTTGCTCCAACACAGCTACAGAGAATATTGAAGTAGTGGATGCAAATAGTGCTGCTACTAGTGTTACAGCGGACAATAATACGGTATGTAATAGCGGTTCAGCTACGTTGACTGTAAACGGTGGTAACCTAGTGTCTGGAGCTGATTGGTTCTGGTATGAAAATGCTTGTGGAGGAGGGGCTTCAATTGGAAATGGAGCGTCAATTACGGTTTCGCCAACACAAACGACTACTTATTTTGTGAGAGCCGAAGGAGGAAATGATTATTGTGGGCCAACCGAATGTGTTGCCATTACGATTTCGGTAAGTAACCCTGAAGCAAACCTGCTCCCATTTGATGATGTTTGTGGAGCAAGTGTTATCACGCTTAACGGTGGAATACCTGGTGGAGGTACATATTCTGGAACGGGAGTTTCTGGAGGTATGTTTGACGCAGGGGCGGCTGGAGTTGGTACTCATACCATCACATATACCTATACTGATGGAAATGGTTGTAGTGCTTCAACTACAGGAGATATCACCGTCCAAGCTGGAAGTATAACTTTAGAAACAGCGATCGAAACACAGACATGTGCAAATGGTGGTGTTCTCGTCCATGCCATTGCTTCAGGTGGAAATGGCTCTTACACGTATGTCTGGTCTGATGGAACTAATGAAAATCCTCATTACTGGACGGAACCAGGAACCTATACGGTAACAGTATCTGATGGTTCAGGATGTTCAGCATCAGTGGATAGTATAGAGGTATCAGAAGACCTTGCTTGTCTTGAACTTGCAAATACTTTTACTCCAAATGGAGATGGTACTAATGATACCTGGAACTTAGATTTTACGGCCTTCAGCTCGGCTGAGTTAGAGGTGTATTCGAAATGGGGAGTTTTAGTTTACCAGACAGATGGCTTGACGATTAATTGGGATGGTAATGACTTGAATGGAAATGCACTTCCTGCAGGTACCTATTACTATATTGTCAACTTGGATGGTGGTAGTAAAACGCAAAATGGTCCAATAACAATTGTACGTTAA